A stretch of the Ptychodera flava strain L36383 chromosome 18, AS_Pfla_20210202, whole genome shotgun sequence genome encodes the following:
- the LOC139116715 gene encoding uncharacterized protein, with translation MSSAPTQQMVIPAFGQPGQVIQSWQQNQIPNQPAKLVLPKEFGVQQMSSQGSAIKPKESPNVSSAIALPKKQGTSDSVPNLPRRSPRRHSSKIHENEGTDSQEKIPVVMPATSVSGKVAIPRLSRPIGGRILIQPLQPHRIQAARTRQTSTALQQIKPKPIETASSQEKRVVVDMKSMMKVREVSLLFQDKPQGVFASPVEVRPGNESVREKKKLPRRVTVKDLVAHKNSKRARLDESVENSKTEEDDEQVEDEESSDQGEENATEPQNTVVIDGKPREIKLEPASPPTEQVTDTQGAEDVKKDSMEEEVYIGVSIKEEKKDDDADVKPEEDVRQENDGEEKKQSDEGEKDDVMKSQDKVENLAVDDSSQKEVVSEEKNVKESDHTLKRRYRVIAPKPVAGDSFSDSEEDVSDVEEGEEVETNRPEGLPKTTKVRKNPIRHADGQLECEECGRLFKSIRNYNRHYPSHIDDKRFKCTICSKTFHLSYHLKEHMNKHYDLRPYKCHLCGKAYNHSGTLSGHLKMAHKNESIPLRDIMKCTYCCKVFAYEGTYYKHLEDRHNVTVQRFYTPPTPGSWQTVTSVPVGLPRGRLGGNKKNIPQTSDAPTELPVQNYQYVSTEGKSDKPHINPLPQRVSKKRRAMRLAGKLRDEDERTSEGIPIIEKVGIPNSFALMQQPYYQNDPKYRAILPRPTIMANQSLDGKVATEPVQLAQPASDIGTQPGTAMAIQSSVSTSVPVSTTSPAKVVAATASSVTPVTSSVSDSTTPVQSTSTEFTCNIGDSAQTDASSIVATSAVPQSPSLTDSVLKQEDEGTSQDTDTEDQIIESSTKPKENTVTIKQRHYSCHYCPVSFSTKLRLSFHVTKEHSSRPMNSITHQKKVAAMAKFGGTSKLVIAKYRCVLCLYFFRDLPTLRRHISNFHRCVNPDMFVADIIQEQEDLSHRNALECYSASTGRKLSTPRSVSAEPESESESKADSNDNREVLASAAQGQSMQPPVDSFPKCHDENKILSSIIAESRHVDVKKEKIVSTSDSSSDTKIHVGKEPITGALSTSNQLVNSEKSQLATSQQAFDGQSDQQKGEASVPYVGQTVIGNQPSAESNNQTETSHNTMLCLFPLHCAKDNIFNCRTVIQQCPMCNWTFICKVRKDLRVLSVNSLTVKHMCPSCMQRFEYGFAHMDDESDFFCRKCCPQSRNKRKPKRYVVVDGTVREDSSEEDENDKISENSNSSDLEDTSEDRISPMGIVGVESFPFECKKCKVKFYEEVDTNKVLCTTCNKFVTRASLREHTQVHEFEAAPKSPPPEEATVEPDKCRICYRKVKDFETHMKMSHRTIHDAQQELKHQQDTGIYSCSQCNQAYLLRGNLHRHINMYHSNKSETEKCQVAKCGKVFQSASHLEMHMKNTHNTETNIQDQEDTQSTT, from the coding sequence ATGTCCAGTGCACCCACCCAACAAATGGTCATTCCAGCCTTCGGACAGCCAGGCCAGGTCATACAGTCATGGCAGCAAAACCAGATACCCAATCAACCCGCCAAGTTGGTGCTACCGAAGGAGTTTGGTGTTCAACAAATGAGTTCACAAGGCAGTGCAATAAAACCAAAAGAATCACCAAACGTTAGCTCTGCCATAGCTTTACCAAAGAAACAAGGAACAAGTGATAGTGTACCAAACTTGCCTCGCAGATCACCAAGGAGGCATTCCTCAAAGATTCATGAAAATGAAGGCACTGACTCTCAAGAGAAGATACCAGTCGTAATGCCAGCAACATCCGTGTCTGGCAAAGTAGCCATTCCTAGGCTGAGTCGACCGATTGGTGGAAGAATTCTAATCCAGCCACTGCAACCTCACCGAATTCAAGCAGCTAGGACCCGCCAAACCTCCACAGCTCTTCAGCAGATCAAACCTAAGCCCATTGAAACAGCAAGCAGCCAAGAGAAACGTGTGGTGGTAGATATGAAGTCTATGATGAAGGTGAGAGAAGTCAGTCTACTCTTCCAAGATAAACCTCAAGGTGTATTTGCCAGTCCCGTTGAGGTGAGACCCGGCAATGAATCAGTGCGAGAAAAGAAAAAGCTACCTCGTAGGGTTACAGTGAAGGATCTAGTAGCTCACAAGAACAGCAAAAGAGCCAGGCTGGATGAGAGTGTGGAAAATTCAAAAACGGAAGAAGACGATGAACAAGTTGAGGATGAGGAGTCATCAGACCAAGGTGAAGAAAATGCCACTGAACCACAAAATACTGTTGTGATTGATGGAAAACCAAGGGAGATCAAGCTGGAACCTGCATCACCACCTACGGAGCAAGTGACGGATACCCAAGGAGCAGAAGATGTGAAGAAAGATTCCATGGAAGAGGAAGTGTATATCGGTGTGAGTATCAAAGAAGAGAAGAAGGATGACGATGCAGATGTGAAACCGGAAGAAGATGTGAGACAGGAAAATGATGGGGAAGAAAAGAAACAAAGCGATGAGGGTGAGAAAGATGATGTCATGAAGAGTCAGGACAAAGTGGAAAACTTGGCTGTCGATGACAGCAGCCAAAAAGAAGTTGtgtcagaggaaaaaaatgTGAAGGAATCTGACCATACGTTGAAGAGAAGATACAGGGTAATCGCCCCAAAGCCGGTGGCGGGAGATTCTTTCAGTGATTCAGAAGAGGATGTTTCAGACGTTGAGGAAGGTGAGGAGGTGGAGACGAACAGACCAGAGGGACTGCCCAAAACAACCAAGGTGAGGAAAAATCCGATACGTCACGCGGATGGACAGTTGGAATGTGAGGAGTGCGGCCGGCTCTTTAAAAGCATACGTAATTATAACAGACACTATCCATCTCACATCGATGACAAACGTTTCAAGTGTACGATATGCAGCAAGACATTTCATCTGTCATACCATCTGAAAGAACACATGAACAAGCACTATGACCTCCGACCCTACAAGTGCCATCTCTGTGGGAAAGCATACAACCACTCAGGTACGCTGAGCGGACACTTAAAGATGGCACACAAGAATGAGAGTATTCCCCTTAGGGATATCATGAAGTGTACGTATTGCTGTAAAGTCTTTGCCTATGAGGGCACTTACTACAAACACCTTGAAGACAGACACAATGTCACAGTGCAGCGATTTTACACACCGCCGACACCAGGTTCATGGCAGACTGTCACTAGCGTACCAGTCGGTTTACCCAGAGGCAGACTCGGAGGTAACAAGAAAAACATTCCACAAACATCAGACGCCCCAACAGAACTTCCTGTACAAAATTACCAATACGTTTCTACTGAAGGGAAAAGTGATAAACCCCACATCAATCCACTGCCGCAGAGAGTATCAAAGAAGAGAAGGGCGATGAGGTTGGCTGGAAAGCTTAGAGACGAAGATGAACGAACCTCTGAAGGGATTCCAATAATTGAAAAAGTAGGTATACCTAACTCGTTTGCTCTGATGCAGCAACCATACTACCAGAATGACCCTAAATACAGAGCAATATTGCCAAGGCCTACCATCATGGCCAACCAGAGTCTTGATGGAAAAGTCGCCACTGAGCCAGTGCAGCTAGCACAGCCAGCTTCTGACATAGGCACACAGCCGGGTACGGCCATGGCCATCCAGTCATCTGTGAGTACATCTGTTCCAGTCTCAACGACTTCTCCAGCCAAAGTTGTAGCTGCAACGGCAAGCAGTGTTACCCCAGTAACATCTTCAGTGTCAGATTCAACAACACCGGTGCAGTCAACAAGTACAGAGTTCACTTGCAACATTGGAGACTCAGCTCAGACTGATGCCAGCTCCATAGTTGCCACATCAGCAGTACCTCAGAGTCCGAGCTTGACTGACTCTGTTTTAAAGCAAGAAGATGAGGGAACATCTcaagacacagacacagaagaTCAAATCATTGAGTCTTCAACCAAACCAAAGGAAAACACCGTAACAATAAAACAAAGACATTACTCTTGCCATTACTGTCCAGTTTCATTCTCAACAAAGTTACGTCTATCTTTTCATGTGACAAAGGAACACTCATCTCGACCGATGAACAGCATCACCCATCAGAAGAAAGTGGCAGCAATGGCGAAGTTCGGAGGAACATCAAAACTTGTCATCGCCAAGTATCGGTGTGTCCTATGTCTGTATTTCTTCCGAGATTTGCCAACTCTCCGAAGACATATCAGTAACTTTCATCGCTGTGTCAATCCTGACATGTTTGTGGCAGATATTATTCAAGAGCAGGAGGACCTCTCGCACAGAAATGCACTTGAATGTTACAGCGCATCTACAGGTAGAAAACTATCCACACCACGGTCAGTGTCAGCTGAACCTGAAAGTGAGTCTGAATCCAAGGCTGATTCAAATGACAACAGGGAAGTATTAGCAAGTGCAGCACAAGGACAATCAATGCAACCACCCGTCGACAGTTTTCCCAAGTGCcacgatgaaaataaaatactgtCTTCAATCATTGCAGAAAGTAGGCATGTTGATGTGAAAAAGGAGAAAATTGTATCCACTTCTGATTCATCGTCAGACACAAAAATTCATGTTGGCAAGGAGCCAATCACTGGAGCATTGTCCACATCAAACCAACTAGTAAATTCTGAGAAGTCACAACTTGCAACATCTCAACAAGCTTTCGATGGGCAATCTGATCAACAAAAGGGTGAGGCGTCTGTCCCATACGTTGGACAGACTGTGATAGGAAACCAACCTTCAGCCGAGTCCAATAACCAAACAGAAACATCCCACAACACTATGCTCTGCTTGTTTCCACTACATTGTgccaaagacaatatttttaACTGTCGGACGGTGATACAACAATGTCCAATGTGCAATTGGACATTCATCTGCAAAGTCAGGAAGGACCTCCGTGTTCTCTCTGTGAACTCACTGACCGTAAAACACATGTGTCCATCATGCATGCAAAGATTTGAGTATGGATTCGCCCACATGGATGACGAGTCAGACTTTTTTTGTAGAAAGTGCTGCCCACAGTCTCGAAACAAGCGTAAACCAAAGAGGTATGTGGTCGTTGATGGGACTGTGCGCGAAGATTCAAGTGAAGAGgatgaaaacgacaaaatcaGTGAAAACAGTAACTCTTCTGACCTAGAAGACACGTCAGAAGACAGAATAAGTCCAATGGGTATTGTTGGCGTTGAGTCATTCCCCTTTGAGTGTAAGAAATGCAAGGTCAAGTTCTATGAGGAGGTGGACACAAACAAAGTCCTGTGCACAACTTGCAACAAATTTGTCACTCGCGCAAGTCTCCGTGAGCACACACAAGTGCATGAGTTTGAAGCAGCTCCAAAGTCACCGCCGCCAGAAGAAGCTACAGTTGAGCCTGACAAATGCAGGATCTGCTACCGTAAAGTCAAAGATTTCGAAACACACATGAAGATGTCGCACCGAACGATTCACGACGCGCAGCAGGAACTGAAACATCAGCAGGACACGGGCATCTACAGCTGCAGTCAGTGCAATCAGGCGTATCTCCTTCGTGGGAACTTACACCGCCACATCAACATGTACCACAGCAATAAATCAGAGACGGAAAAATGTCAAGTTGCCAAGTGTGGTAAGGTGTTTCAGAGTGCTTCTCATCTTGAAATGCATATGAAGAATACACACAACACAGAGACAAACATCCAAGACCAGGAAGATACACAGTCAACAACATAA